DNA from Mycolicibacterium alvei:
TCCTTGGCCATCCGCGAGGCCGACAGCGACATCCCCGCAATGGTCGCGGCCACCGCCAGGGCCTCGTCGATCAGCGTGTCGGCAGACACCAGTCGCGACACCAGCCCGGCGCGCTCGGCCTCGACGGCGTCGATGGTGCGGCCGGTGAGGATCAGGTCCATCGCCTTGGCCTTGCCGATCGCCCGGGTCAACCGCTGGCTGCCGCCCATCCCCGGTAGCACGCCCAGTTTGATCTCGGGCTGACCGAACTTCGCCGAGTCTGCGGCGATCAGGATGTCGCACATCATCGCCAGCTCGCAGCCGCCGCCCAGCGCGTATCCGGCGACCGCGGCGATCGTCGGAGTGCGGGTGGCGGCGAACTTCGACCACAGCTCGAAGAAGTCGGCCGAGTACACGTCGGCGAACGACAGCTCAGCCATCTCCTTGATGTCGGCTCCGGCGGCGAACGCCTTCTCATTGCCGGTGACGATGATGGCGCCGACACTTGGGTCACGGTCGAGTTCAGCTGCGGCCGTGGTGACTTCGGTCATCACCTGGGTGTTGAGCGCGTTGAGCGCCTTGGGTCGGTTCAGCTTGATGGTGGCGACCCGGTCGGTGCGGGTCACCAGGATCGTCTCGAACTCACTCATTTGTTGTCCTCCTAAAAGGTCAGATCAGGGTCGGTCGGAACGAAGTACGCCTCGATGTCGGCGGGGGTGACCGCTGCGACCGAGGCCGGGGACCACTGCGGGTTGCGGTCCTTGTCGACGAGTTGAGCGCGGATGCCCTCGACGAAGTCATGCGATTTCACCGAGGCGCACGAGGTTCGGTACTCCTGGCGCAGCACGTCCTCCAGTGTCGCCAGCTCGGCGGCCCGGCGCACCGCTTCCAGCGTGACGGACAGGGCGATGGGGGAGCGGGTGGCGATCAGATCCGCGGCGGCGTGCGCGGACTGCTCGTCGTGCCCGCGCAGTGCGGCGATGATGTCGGCCACGGTGTCGCCGGCATAGCACTCGTCGATCCAGCCGCGCTGTTCGAGCAGCGGGCTGGTCGGCGGTTCGATGGCGTAGATGGCCAGGGCGTTGTCCACCCCGTCATTGACGACGGTCTCGGCGAAGTCGGCCAGCTTGTCGTGCGGCACGTAATGGTCGGCGAAGCCCATGGCGATCGCGTCGGCTCCGGAGAACGGGGCGCCGGTGAGCGCGGCGTGCAGGCCGAGCGCGCCGGGGGCGCGCGAGAGCAGATAGGTGCCGCCTACGTCGGGGATGAAGCCGATGCCGACCTCGGGCATCGCCATCTTGGTGGTGTCGGTCGCGATCCGGACGCTGCCGTGGGATGCGACGCCGACGCCGCCGCCCATCACGATGCCGTCCATCAACGCCACATACGGTTTCGGGTAACCACCGATATAGGCGTTGAGCAGGTACTCGTCCCACCAGAACCGCTGCGCCGCCCCGTCGTCGGCCTTCGCGCTGTGATAGAGCGCCACCACGTCACCACCCGCGCACAACCCACGTTCGCCGGCGCCGGTCAGCAGGACCGTGTGGATGGAGTCGTCGTCCGCCCAGGCGTGCAGCGCCTCGGAGATTCCCGCGACCATGGCGTCATTGAGCGAGTTGATCGCCTTGGGCCGGTTCAGCGTGAGGATCCCGACGCCGTTGCGGACACTTACTAGGACGTCCTCGTTTTCTGTCACGAGTTGCAATCTAGTTCGGCCCCCCTGGTGTGGTGCGCTACGGGTATGGTTTGCCTCCAGATCAAAACCTGGACGTTTCCTGAAAGCTTTCTGGAGGCTGACGGGAACCCAGCCGGAACATTGATCGTTGAGCTACTAGTTCGTACTCGAACACATCTCATCAGAGAGGACCCGACGGTGCGCGAAACCAGCAACCCGGTATTCCGCAGCCTGCCCAAGCAGCAGGGCGGATACGCACAATTTGGTACCGGAGCCGCCGGCTTCGGTGCACAGCAGGTGCATGCGCAGCCTTACGCGCAGGAGTACCTGGATCAGCCTCAGACCGGCGTTTCCCGGCCGCTGACCATCGATGACGTCGTCACCAAGACCGGCATCACCCTGGCCGTGCTGTCGGCCGTCGCGGTGGTCTCCTACTTCCTGGTGTCGGGCAACATCGGCCTGGCGACCCCGTTCGCCCTTGTGGGCGGTCTCGGCGGCCTGGCCCTCGTCCTGGTGGCCACCTTCGGCCGCAAGCAGGACAACCCGGCGATCGTGCTGAGCTACGCAGCGCTGGAGGGCCTGTTCCTCGGTGCGGTGTCGTTCATCATCGCCAACATCGCCTCGGTCGGCGGCGTGGGCATGATCGCGCAGGCGATCGTCGGCACCATGGGCGTGTTCTTCGGAATGCTGGTCGTCTACAAGACCGGGGCCATCCGCGTCACGCCGAAGTTCACCCGCATGATCGTGGCCGCCATGTTCGGTGTCCTGGCACTCATGCTGCTCAACTTCGTGTTGGCGATGTTCGGCGTTGGCGGCGGTGCCGGGATGGGCCTGCGCGACGGCGGCATGATGGCCATCATCTTCTCGCTGGTGTGCATCGGCATCGCGGCGTTCAGCTTCCTGATCGACTTCGACGCCGCCGACCAGATGGTCCGTGCCGGTGCTCCGGAGAAGGCCGCGTGGGGCATCGCCCTGGGTCTGACCGTCACTCTGGTCTGGCTGTACATCGAGATCCTGCGGTTGCTGTCGTACTTCAACAACGACTAGCAACCCTGCCCCGAGAAAGGCGTCCGCGATTGCGGGCGCCTTTTTCTTTTGGGCTGTGGCGTCGACTCTGCGGTGAGGGCACGGGCTACTCGCACTTTTGCGCCCTCACCGCAGAGTCAACGCCAAATACAAACTTAGGAAAGGCGCTCCACAACCATCGCCATACCCTGGCCGCCACCGACGCACATCGACTCGATGCCGAAGGTCTTGTCGTAGGTGGACAGGTTGTTCAGCAGCGTGGCGGTGATGCGGGCACCGGTCATGCCGAACGGGTGGCCCAGCGCGATCGCGCCGCCCGAGACATTGAGCTTGTCCTCGTCGATGCCGAGTTCCCGCGCCGAACCGAGCACCTGCACGGCGAAGGCCTCGTTGATCTCGACCAGGTCGATGTCGGAGATCTTCTTGCTGGCCTTGGCCAGCGCCTTCTTGATGGCCTCGATCGGGCCCAGGCCCATGATCTCCGGCGACAGCCCGGAGACCCCGGTGGAG
Protein-coding regions in this window:
- a CDS encoding enoyl-CoA hydratase, which translates into the protein MSEFETILVTRTDRVATIKLNRPKALNALNTQVMTEVTTAAAELDRDPSVGAIIVTGNEKAFAAGADIKEMAELSFADVYSADFFELWSKFAATRTPTIAAVAGYALGGGCELAMMCDILIAADSAKFGQPEIKLGVLPGMGGSQRLTRAIGKAKAMDLILTGRTIDAVEAERAGLVSRLVSADTLIDEALAVAATIAGMSLSASRMAKEAVNRAFESSLTEGLLYERRLFHSAFATDDQKEGMAAFSEKRAANFTHR
- a CDS encoding enoyl-CoA hydratase/isomerase family protein; amino-acid sequence: MTENEDVLVSVRNGVGILTLNRPKAINSLNDAMVAGISEALHAWADDDSIHTVLLTGAGERGLCAGGDVVALYHSAKADDGAAQRFWWDEYLLNAYIGGYPKPYVALMDGIVMGGGVGVASHGSVRIATDTTKMAMPEVGIGFIPDVGGTYLLSRAPGALGLHAALTGAPFSGADAIAMGFADHYVPHDKLADFAETVVNDGVDNALAIYAIEPPTSPLLEQRGWIDECYAGDTVADIIAALRGHDEQSAHAAADLIATRSPIALSVTLEAVRRAAELATLEDVLRQEYRTSCASVKSHDFVEGIRAQLVDKDRNPQWSPASVAAVTPADIEAYFVPTDPDLTF
- a CDS encoding Bax inhibitor-1/YccA family protein — encoded protein: MRETSNPVFRSLPKQQGGYAQFGTGAAGFGAQQVHAQPYAQEYLDQPQTGVSRPLTIDDVVTKTGITLAVLSAVAVVSYFLVSGNIGLATPFALVGGLGGLALVLVATFGRKQDNPAIVLSYAALEGLFLGAVSFIIANIASVGGVGMIAQAIVGTMGVFFGMLVVYKTGAIRVTPKFTRMIVAAMFGVLALMLLNFVLAMFGVGGGAGMGLRDGGMMAIIFSLVCIGIAAFSFLIDFDAADQMVRAGAPEKAAWGIALGLTVTLVWLYIEILRLLSYFNND